The DNA segment CGCTTCAATGGCTACCCGGGCCTTAAAGGCCGACGTAAATTTTCTTCTTTTTGCTTTCATAATACCACTGTTAAAATTAGACTTTTTTCAACTTAACCAGTGGTCTGAATTTTGGGGAGTATTATATGAGTGTATTGACTTCTATTGGAGGAGATCTACTTATACAGTCCAATGATAACTTAGCAAGTCTGATTGGATTAGAAAATATTACCACAGTTGGTGGTAACCTTACGATTAATTACAATGATGTGCTGCCTGTTTTGACTGGATTGGAAGGCTTAACCTCGGTGCTGGGCGATCTGATAATTTCCGGATATAATATTACAAGTCTTACCGGACTTGAAAGCATGACTGCTGTCGGTGGAAATCTTAAAATTTTAGGCAACACATTACTGATTAGTATGGCAGGATTGGATAATTTGACTTTCATTGGGGGAAACTTTATTATTGACCACAACCCTGCTTTGACAAGCATTTTAGAATTGAATAATGTTTCTTACGTTGGGGGTGGTCTTTATTTTCAGAATAATGATTTATTAACAAGTCTGGCGGGATTAGAGGGCTTGAATTCGGTTGGAGACCTATCTTTGGTCTACCTCCCTCTTACAGATCTGACCGGGTTGGAGAATCTGACTTCAGTTAGGTGGAGATTGTTAATTTATTTATGCAATGCTCTTGAGAGTCTAAATGGATTAAATAACCTGGACTCTATAGGGGTAGAATTGCAATTAGGGGGTAACAGTTCACTGACAAGTCTTGCTGCGCTGAATAATTTGACTTATATCGGAGATCTTATTCATATTAGTGGTACTGCCCTGACCAATCTGACGGGATTGAATAGAGTGACTTACATCGGGGGATCGCTTAACATTGGTTCTAATCCTGAAATGACAAGTTTAACCGGATTAGATTCATTGAATTCAGTTGGCAGTATGCGCATTTCGCAAAATAGTGCTTTATTGAGTTTAGAGGGCCTGGAAAGTGTGACTTCTGTCGTGGAAGATGTCACTATTTTTTACAACGACTCCCTGCTCGACCTGACGGGATTAGAAGGCCTTACTTCAGTCGGGGGTAGATTGATAATAAATACCAATAATGCTTTGAGCAGTTTAACGGGCTTAGATGCATTGACAACCATCGAAGGAAATATTAAGATAAATGATAGTCCTGCCCTGATAAGCATGGCAGGGCTTGAAAGCCTGAATTCCATAGGAGACAGCCTTTTCTTGAAAAACAATACTGCCCTTACCAGTTTGGCTGGTCTGGATAATTTGACCTCCATCGGTGGTGGACTTTGCCTGGAAGCCAATAACAACCTAAATACCCTTTCCGCATTAGGGAATTTGACTTTTATAGGCGGAGATCTTAAGATTAATTCCACTTATGCTTTAACAAACCTTAGCGGCCTGAATAATGTCAATTATATCGGTGGCAATATTGATCTTGAATTAAATAATGCACTGGTTAGCCTGGCCGGGCTGGATGATGTCGATTCCATCGGAGGACTATACATCGGTTCTCATATTAACCTTATAAGCCTCGCTGGTCTGAATAATTTAATTGACATCAATGGTAATGTTGAAATACATGATAATCCTTTATTGCCAGCCTTCACCACTTTGAATTCATTGAATTCTATAGGCGGAGACCTCAAGATTTATAATAATCCAATGATAACCAGTCTTGCAGGTCTAGATAATATTGATGCAGGTTCAATCAGTAATTTATCCATCCATGATAACATTAACCTGGCCACCTGTGCTGTTCAAAGTGTGTGTTTTTACCTGGCAGCTCCCAATGGCACCGTCGAGATCTACAGTAATGCAGCGGGTTGTAACAGCGAGGAAGAAGTAGAATCAATCTGTGGAGAGGCATATCCTTTGAATTTGTCGGTTTATGCGCAAGAAGATACAGTATGCATAAATGATTCAGTACTTCT comes from the Bacteroidales bacterium genome and includes:
- a CDS encoding T9SS type A sorting domain-containing protein, which gives rise to MSVLTSIGGDLLIQSNDNLASLIGLENITTVGGNLTINYNDVLPVLTGLEGLTSVLGDLIISGYNITSLTGLESMTAVGGNLKILGNTLLISMAGLDNLTFIGGNFIIDHNPALTSILELNNVSYVGGGLYFQNNDLLTSLAGLEGLNSVGDLSLVYLPLTDLTGLENLTSVRWRLLIYLCNALESLNGLNNLDSIGVELQLGGNSSLTSLAALNNLTYIGDLIHISGTALTNLTGLNRVTYIGGSLNIGSNPEMTSLTGLDSLNSVGSMRISQNSALLSLEGLESVTSVVEDVTIFYNDSLLDLTGLEGLTSVGGRLIINTNNALSSLTGLDALTTIEGNIKINDSPALISMAGLESLNSIGDSLFLKNNTALTSLAGLDNLTSIGGGLCLEANNNLNTLSALGNLTFIGGDLKINSTYALTNLSGLNNVNYIGGNIDLELNNALVSLAGLDDVDSIGGLYIGSHINLISLAGLNNLIDINGNVEIHDNPLLPAFTTLNSLNSIGGDLKIYNNPMITSLAGLDNIDAGSISNLSIHDNINLATCAVQSVCFYLAAPNGTVEIYSNAAGCNSEEEVESICGEAYPLNLSVYAQEDTVCINDSVLLSSTVIGNIGECSFLWTSQPAGFYSTLQNPNAFPDQPTLYRLSVTAGYQTAEDSVWIYTFPLSLSVYSLEDSVCAYDAVNLYSTVSCDSVDYNFSWTSQPPGFYSNLQNPVAFPEQSTLYILSVSATYQTAEDSVWIYIYPYPTQFSLLNGGFICDGSSGLELGLDGSELNNDYELLRNSNITGITVPGTGFPISFGFQNIEGNYAVGATNGVTGCQGQMANTADIYYFNYNSTDQICLVNVDSSTMKNMIMWDKTPDDAIASYNIYRESTSGGSFEMMGNVSHTIMSVYLDNTSSPLQRSFTYGITTLDTCNNESSMSAVHTTMHLNINTGINSYNLIWTPYHGFDYQTYYIYRRQAPEGFQIIDSVPNSITSYTDLNPPAGILDFVIEIRNENGCNPQKDNKSYISVFSNIISTNVGIEDLEKWSGIISVFPNPTREVLNIEIGGISGEFEADIYIHDINGQKLISKYITTAKTSIEIKDLRPGVYILQIKQGNTVITRRMVVI